The sequence ATGGAGGCCAGGATCCTGATGTCGGGGTTGCGGCGCAGATCGTCGGACCAGCTGTACCACTCGCTGACCGACGAGGTGAACGTGGCCGGCAGGCTCCTCGTCGCGGGATGGGTACGGTCCTCCACCCGCAGGACCGCGGTCGTCGGGCCCCAGGTGTTGGAGGTGAAGTCGCCCGACCCCAGGAACTGGTCGTGGTACCAGGACCAGCCCGAGGCGTTCGTGGTGAACGCCGAGACATGGAAGCCCATCCAGGCGCCGCCGGAGCGCATGTACCGCTCGAATCCGGTGCGCTGGGCCGCCGTCTGCGGCAGATCGTCGAGGAAGAGCACCACCTGGTACGCGTTCACGCCGTCGCCCGCGAGCACGTCCCAGTTGTTGCTGGCGGTGTAGGTGAACCCGTTGGCCGCGGCCTGCTTCGGGAACCACTCGTTCGCTTCTTTGACGAAGCTGATGTGTGCCGCGTCCCAGGTTCCGTTGTACAGGGCCAGCACCCTGAAGGGCGCGGCCGTCGCGTGCGCCGGGGCGCCGACCGTGCCCAGGAGCACGGTCAGCAGAAGCAGCAGCCGCAGGCACAGGGAAGGGATCGAAGGCAACGCTCTGACACGGGGCACGGGGCGCTCCTGACGTGTGGGGGTTGGTGCAACGTAAAGGTCTGCACCAAAGGCGTCAAGAGGTGAAGTAACCCTGGAATCGGGTGTGTTGGAGCATCCACTGGTTGAAGGTGCGGCGCGGGCGGCCCCGCCCGTCTCAGCGCACGGGGAACCCGAAGGAGTACCCCTGCTGCTTCAGCCACGGCAGCAGGGTGCTCAGCGCGGCCACGGTCTGGGAGCGGTCGCCGCCGGCGTCGTGGAAGAGCAGGGTCGGGCCGAGGTGCAGCTCGCGCTGGACGGTGGCGACGATGGCACTGGTGCCGGGCCGCTCGAAGTCCTTGGAGTCGACGTTCCAGCCCAGCGGCCGCATCCCGTGCGAGGCCGCGAGGTTCCGGCTGTACGGGGTGAACGCGCCGCCCGGGGCCCGGTAGTACATCGGCTTCACACCTCCGGACGCCTTGGTGATCTGGCGCTCGGCGTCCAGGATCTCGTGCGACTGGTAGTCCTGGGACTTGTGGTCCATGGTGGTGTCGTGCGAGACCGAGTGGTCGCACAGCCGGTGTCCGGCCGCCACCACCTGCTTGACCATGTCCGGGTGGGCCTCGGCCTGGGTGCCGACCATGCAGAAGGTCGCCTTCACGCCGTTGTCCCGCAGCACCTTCAGCACCTGCGGGGTCCAGACCGGGTCCGGGCCGTCGTCGATGGTGATGTTCACCGCGTGCGCGCCGGCGTCGGAGGCGTGGGCGATGGCCGCGGAGACGGGCGACACCTTCGGCGGGGCCGGGCTCGCCGGAGCCTGGTGCCCGCCGACGGAGCCGGCCTGCGCGGTCCACACCGACGTGGCCGCGGCGACCGCCGTGACTCCGACCGCCGCCGCGATCACCCGGCCGTACCAACCCCGCCCGCCATGCCGTGCCATGTCCGCCTCGTTCCTCGCCGTGTTGTCGGGTCCCCGTGCACCTGTCAGGACGGGCCGTACGCGCCGGAGGATCCGGCTGTTACCGTTCGCGGACAATTCCGCGGTGTTTCTGCGACAGGACCCGGGAAGTCCGCTTTTTGGAACCTCTAGTTCCACAGGGCCGGAATGCGCCTGTCGTCCCGTTCGCCCGGTTGATGTGCCGCCGTATCACCGCTTTCATGACCCCTGCACGGCGGCGGCCCGCCACCGGTACACGCGGGCAGCTGTGGGGGGTTGGGGGCACATGTGTCCTTTCGGGACGGGCTCGAGGCGCTCGTCGGCGCCATCGAGACAACGAAGACACGGATGATCCGGTGCGGCGGCGCCTGTGGGCGCCGCCGCACTCGTCGTATCGGCCGTGCCCGCCCACGCGATGCCGGCGAGCACGGCACCGCCGCCCGTCCCGGGCGAGCTGATCGCTGGACGGCGGGGCCGTCGAGCTGAACATCACCCACGACGACGCGTGCGACGCCTATGTGCTGCGCGACCGGACCCGGATCCGCAGAAGGCCCGACAACGTCCTCGCGACTTGGGACGTGCGCGGCCGCTGGGCCGGTGAACTGGTGGGCACTCGGCCTGAGGCACTCAAGGGGCGGTGTCCAAGCTCTGGCAGTTCGAGGTCCAAGCTCTGGCAGTTCGAGCCGGAGCACAAGGGGGACGGCCTGCGCGGGAGCAGGGTCTCCTGCAACCGGGGCGAGCGGCTCTCCGCCGCTGCCACCGGCACCCAGGATCTGCCTCGACGCGACGGCCGGCGTGAGGCGACGGGGTCACCCGCACCCGCCCGGCCGGCGCCGCGGCTGACACGCCCGTACGGCCTGCGTGTTCACATCACTGAACTATGCTCACATGGGTGTACATGGCGAGGCTGGCTGTGCAAGGCTCCATCACCTTCCGTTCTTCGATGCCGAGTTGGAGGATGCGGGCCGATGGAGATCTCCCGACGTACCGTGCTGACCACGACGGCCTCGGCCGCCGCGCTGTACGCGGCGCCGCCGACGACGGCCCGGGCGGCCGAGCAGACCCCCGCGGCCGTCGTCCGCACGCTCCGGAGTGCCGCCGACTACGCGATCGGCAAACTCCGCGCCGTCGCCCCGGGAGTGACGGCCTTTCCCGTCGGCACGAAGTCCGAGAAGTGGGTGTACGCGCAGAACGGCGACTGGGTCGGCGGGTTCTGGCCGGGCACGCTCTGGATGGCCTGGCTCCACAGCGGCGACGACACTTTCCGCACCCTGGCGCTCGCCTCCGCGCGAAAACTCGCCCCCCGCCAGTACGACACCACCACCCACGACCTCGGTTTCCTCTTCTACCCCTCCTGGGTCACCGCCTGGCGCCTGACCGGCGACGACACCTGGCGCGCCGGTGCCGTCCAGGCCGCCGACTCGCTGAGCCGGCGCTACAACCCGAACGGCCGCTTCATCCGCGCCTGGGGAGCGCTGAACGACCCCGACAACGCGGGCCGGATCATCATGGACACGATGATGAACCTCGATCTGCTGGCCTTCGCGACCGAGCAGACCGGCGACCCGAAGTACCTCGACATCGCGACGGAACACGCGAAGACCGCGCAGCGGGTGTTCCCGCGTCCGGACGGCTCGACGCCCCACGTGTACGACCTCGACCCCGCCACCGGCGCGCCGATCGGCCCGAACACCGTGCAGGGCTACAGCCCCACGTCCTGCTGGTCACGCGGACAGGCCTGGGGCGTCTACGGCTTCACCACCATCCACCGCCGCACCGGCGACGACCAGTTCCTCACGACCGCCCGCAGACTGGCCGACTACGCGCTCGGAGTCCTGACACCGGACCACATACCCGTGTGGGACTACCGGGCACCCCAGCAGCCGTACGACGTCAAGGACGCCTCCGCCGGGGCGGTCATGGCCTGCGGTCTGCTGGACCTGTCCGCCGCCACGGGTCGCCCCGAGTACCGGCAAGCCGCCCTGCGGCTGCTGACCGCGCTGGCGCAGACCTGCCTGACGCGGAACTCGTCCCGTGCCGAGGCGGTCGTCGCCCGTTGCACCCGCAACCGGCCCGCCGAGGACGGCATCGAGATCTCCCTCCCGTACGCCGACTACTACCTCCTGGAAGGCATCCTGCGCGTGCTGCGCCCTCAGGACGTCGACCGGGCGATCGACCTGTCCGGCCCGGAACGAGGCCACCGGGGCCCTACTCGTTGAACGGGTCTTCCAGCGCGGGCACGCACGGGGACAGCAGCGGTTCCGTGTGCTCGGTGAGGCCGCCCCGGGCGAGCCTGAGCACCCGGACCTCGTTCTCGTGTCCCCGGTCCTCGTCGTCGCGCACATGGAGAAGCCCGTAGGAGCCGGGAGCGATCACCGCCACATGGCCGAAGAGTTCGAGGACGTCGGGCGTGGAGCGGTGGTTGGAATGCCCTCCCAGGTGGATGAACGGCTCGCCGTTCATCCACCTCAGGTCGAGCAGGTACGGGCTGTCCATCAGGGAGATACGCTCTCGGAGTTCCTCGACGATCTGCCGCAACCGGGAGTCGTCCTCCCCCTCCTCGCCCGCGCTCTCCCTGACCGTGATCCAGCCGTGGTACTCGAACATGCCGGAATCCTAGGGCGCGAGGGACGGCCAGGGCGCTGTCAGCCGGTCGGCCTCCGTGCGTACACCTCGATCTCGATCTTCATGCGAGGGTCGGCCAGCCCGCACACGAGCATGGTCGCGGCCGGGCGGACCTCACCGAAGCAGCGGCGCAGGACCGGCCAGCAGGGCTCGAAGTCCGCACGGTCGGGGAGCAGGTAGCGCACGCGTACGACGTCCGCGAAGCCGCAGCCCGCCTCGGTCAGCGCCGCCCCGATGTTGCGCAGGCACTGCTCGGCCTGTTCCACCACGTCGTCCGAGATCGTCATCGTGGTGTAGTCGAACCCGGTCGTCCCGGACACATGCACCCAGTCGCCGTCCACCACGGCACGGGCGTAGCCGATCTGCTCCTCGAAGACGGATCCGCTGAGGACCGCACGTCGCTCTGTCATGTGCCGAACGCTAGGTGGCCTGCGCCGATACGTCCAATACGGCGTGTGGCGCGAACCGATGTCCCGGCGCGTAGGGAGCGAGCGTCGGTGCGCCTTCCACGACCGTCCGAGACCGACTGTCGGTCGCTCGTGGCACGCTCACACGCGGACAGTCCCAAGAGAAGGCGGCGACATGACCGGTCGACCCCTGGTGGACTCCGAAGGACGGGCCCTGCACCCCTGAGTTCGAGCCGGTGCACGCGGGACTGGATCGCCTGAGGACCTGGAGCGGTGAACGCCACGACCGCGGCCGCCGTCTGATCCTCGCCCTCCACACCCACGGCCCCGCTGAGCGCACCACGTCGCAGTCGGCCCGCGGTGTCACCGCGGAGCCCCTGCACGGCCTCTGCCGCACCGTCAACGGCCGTAACGGCGCTCCCGGGCGGCGTACGAACGCAGGGCGCGCAGCAGGTCGATCTGGCGGAACGCAGGCCACAGCACGTCCACGAAGTGCACCTCCGCGTAGGCCGACTGCCACAGGAGGAACCCGGACAGCCGCTGCTCGCCGGAGGTACGGATGATGAAGTCGGTGTCGTGCCCGGCCGGCGAGTACAGGTTGTCGGTGATGTGCTCCAGATCGAAGTCGGCCGCCAGATCGCGCGGGTCGCCGCCCGCGCCGATGTGCTTGTCGAAGGCCGTCTTGACGGCGTCGACGATCTCGCGGCGACCGCCGTAGCCGACGGCGACGTCGACCTTCAGCCCGCCACGGCCGTGGGTCGGGGCGGCGGCCTCCTTGAGGACGCGGGCGGTGTTCCCGGGCAGCAGGTCGAGGGCGCCGATGATCTCGATCTCCCAGGGTTCCCCGGGGTCGCAGATACGCCGCACGGTCTCCTCGATTATGTCGAGCAGGGGCCCGAGTTCGTCGGCCGGCCGGTGCAGATTGTCGTCGGAGAGCATCCACAGCGTGACGTGCTTGATCCCGGCATCGGTGCACCAGTGCAGAAAGTCCGTGACCTTGGCGCCGCCGACGCGATAGCCCTCACGGACGTCCTGATGCCCCGCACCCCGTGCCCAGCGCCGGTTCCCGTCCAGCATGATCGCCACATGGCGTGGCCGGGGCAGGCCCTCCAGCTTGCGGTTCAGGCGCCGTACGTAGACCGCTTCCAACGCCGAACGCAAGGCCTTCATCGCCACACCGACATCCCTTCTCCTACCCGTCTTTGAGGGCGCAACGATAGTGCCACGCCGTCCCCACGGGCCAAGCGGGAGCTCAGCGGCTACGCTGCGGACGTGACCGGCCGACCGATGAGCCGCCGGGGCCTGCTGGAGGCCGCGCTCCTCGCCGGCCCCGCTGCCGCCCTGGCCGGATGCTCCGCAGACGCCGCGGCGGTATGGCGGCTCAGGCTCGCGACGGGAGCGCCGGGCGGGCCGTACAACGCCTTCGGCAAGGCACTGGCCGCCCAGGCCTCGCCTCGGCTGCGCATCATGCCCCTCAGCACCTCGGCGAGCGTGGACAACCTCCGCAGACTCGGCGACGGATCGGCCGACCTCGCCCTCGCCATGGCGGACGCCGCCGAGGACGCCGTCCGTGGGCGAGCGCCGTTCTCGCGCCCGACCGCCGTGACGGCCCTCGCCCGTGTCTACGTCAACTACACACATCTCGTCGTACCGGCGCACGGTCCCGTACGGTCGGTGCGGGATCTGGCGGGGCGGTCGGTCGGGACCGGTGCGACCGGCTCCGGCGGGCAGGTGCTCGCGGGCCGGCTGCTCGTAGTGAGCGGGCTGACCGGTGAACGGGCCGTACGGCAACGGCCGCTCGGGCTCGCCGACTCGCTCCGGGCGCTGCGCACCGGCACCGTCGACGCGCTGATCTGGGCCGGGGGAGTACCCACCCCCGCCCTGTCGGACCTGGCCCGCGAACTCCCGTTGCGCTTCCTGCCGTTGGACGAACAGGCCGCTGCTCTGCGAGACACCTACGGCCCCGTCTACACGGCGGTCACCCTCCCGGCCGGCGTCTACGGGCTGACCGAGCCGGTCGGCACCATCGGCGTCGGCAACTACCTGCTCGCCCGCCCCCAGGTGCCGCGGGAGGCGGTGCGCGCGGTGCTCCGGGTGGTGTTCGACCAATGGCGCCCGCTGCTCAGGGAGGTGACGGCGGGCGCCCGGCTCGAACCCAGGTTCGCGGTCGCCACGGGGGACGTACCCCTGCACCCGGGCGCGGTGGCCTACTACCGCTCGGTCTACGGCTGACCGGTCAGGCGGACGGCAGCCGCAGCTCCACCACCAGGCCATGGGGTGAGCATCCCGCCGTGCCGAGCCGGCCCCCGCTGAGCCGGGCGATCTCGTCGGCGATGGCCAGTCCCAGCCCGCTGCCGGGCACGTTCTGGTGCTCGGGCGCCCGGGCGAAACGGCGTGTGAGCAGCGGCAGCTGATCGTCCGGCACTCCCGGTCCGTCGTCGCGCACGCGCACCACGGTCTCGCCGTCCGCGCGCTCGGCCGTCACGACCACGCTGCCCCCGGACGGGACGAACTTGACCGCGTTGTCCAGGACCGCGTCGAGGATCCGGCCCACCGCGTCCGGCACGGCCCGCGCCCACGGCCCCTCCGGTGGCAGAGCGGCGGTCAGCGTCAGGTCCGAGGCCTCGAAGACCGGCTCCCACGCGGTCACCCGCTCGCGCACCGCACGCGCCACGTCCTGCACCGTCCGCTCCACCGCGGCGGCCTCCACGCGCGCGAGCGCGAGCAGCCCGTCGAGCAGTTCCTCCAGGCGCTCCGCCTCGTCCAGGGCGCGTGCGTGCTCCTTGCGGCCCGGCCCCGGGGCCAGGTGCGGCTCGACGTTCTCCAGCTGGAGCACCAAGGTGGCCAGCGGGTTGCGCAGTTGGTGCGAGGCGTCGGCGACGAAGGCGCGCTGGCGGCCGAGGGAGTCGGCGACCGCCTCGGCCATGCCGTTGAAGTGCCGACGCAGACTGCGCAGTTCGGGCGGCCCGGTGTCGGAGACGGCCCGCGTCTGAAGGCTGCCCGAGGCCAGCGCGGCGACGGCCCGGTCCAGATCGCGTACCGGGCGCATCAGCCAGCGGGTGATGCCGGCCGCGACCAGGGCGGCGGCCGCGAAAGCGGTGAGCGCGCCGCCGGCGATGAGCGCCCAGCGCACGGTCACGTCCCGCCGGGCGGCGGTGGTCGGGACGGCCAGCAGGACCGCTCCGCTGACCCGCTCGTCCCGGCCGAC is a genomic window of Streptomyces griseochromogenes containing:
- a CDS encoding isoprenyl transferase codes for the protein MKALRSALEAVYVRRLNRKLEGLPRPRHVAIMLDGNRRWARGAGHQDVREGYRVGGAKVTDFLHWCTDAGIKHVTLWMLSDDNLHRPADELGPLLDIIEETVRRICDPGEPWEIEIIGALDLLPGNTARVLKEAAAPTHGRGGLKVDVAVGYGGRREIVDAVKTAFDKHIGAGGDPRDLAADFDLEHITDNLYSPAGHDTDFIIRTSGEQRLSGFLLWQSAYAEVHFVDVLWPAFRQIDLLRALRSYAARERRYGR
- a CDS encoding glycoside hydrolase family 88 protein, with the translated sequence MEISRRTVLTTTASAAALYAAPPTTARAAEQTPAAVVRTLRSAADYAIGKLRAVAPGVTAFPVGTKSEKWVYAQNGDWVGGFWPGTLWMAWLHSGDDTFRTLALASARKLAPRQYDTTTHDLGFLFYPSWVTAWRLTGDDTWRAGAVQAADSLSRRYNPNGRFIRAWGALNDPDNAGRIIMDTMMNLDLLAFATEQTGDPKYLDIATEHAKTAQRVFPRPDGSTPHVYDLDPATGAPIGPNTVQGYSPTSCWSRGQAWGVYGFTTIHRRTGDDQFLTTARRLADYALGVLTPDHIPVWDYRAPQQPYDVKDASAGAVMACGLLDLSAATGRPEYRQAALRLLTALAQTCLTRNSSRAEAVVARCTRNRPAEDGIEISLPYADYYLLEGILRVLRPQDVDRAIDLSGPERGHRGPTR
- a CDS encoding Imm7 family immunity protein; protein product: MFEYHGWITVRESAGEEGEDDSRLRQIVEELRERISLMDSPYLLDLRWMNGEPFIHLGGHSNHRSTPDVLELFGHVAVIAPGSYGLLHVRDDEDRGHENEVRVLRLARGGLTEHTEPLLSPCVPALEDPFNE
- a CDS encoding RidA family protein; the encoded protein is MTERRAVLSGSVFEEQIGYARAVVDGDWVHVSGTTGFDYTTMTISDDVVEQAEQCLRNIGAALTEAGCGFADVVRVRYLLPDRADFEPCWPVLRRCFGEVRPAATMLVCGLADPRMKIEIEVYARRPTG
- a CDS encoding TAXI family TRAP transporter solute-binding subunit; translated protein: MTGRPMSRRGLLEAALLAGPAAALAGCSADAAAVWRLRLATGAPGGPYNAFGKALAAQASPRLRIMPLSTSASVDNLRRLGDGSADLALAMADAAEDAVRGRAPFSRPTAVTALARVYVNYTHLVVPAHGPVRSVRDLAGRSVGTGATGSGGQVLAGRLLVVSGLTGERAVRQRPLGLADSLRALRTGTVDALIWAGGVPTPALSDLARELPLRFLPLDEQAAALRDTYGPVYTAVTLPAGVYGLTEPVGTIGVGNYLLARPQVPREAVRAVLRVVFDQWRPLLREVTAGARLEPRFAVATGDVPLHPGAVAYYRSVYG
- a CDS encoding sensor histidine kinase, with amino-acid sequence MRRRLLAVLMVLMGAATLLLSLPLAGSYASGRTEHLLLQRRADAVRFADLADRVRTAADRAELSTEIRRYAQLYGAGVTVVDASGRVIARAGPGVARSSADDVLGRALTGRSTERLPTVRPWGPDRVVLAEPVGRDERVSGAVLLAVPTTAARRDVTVRWALIAGGALTAFAAAALVAAGITRWLMRPVRDLDRAVAALASGSLQTRAVSDTGPPELRSLRRHFNGMAEAVADSLGRQRAFVADASHQLRNPLATLVLQLENVEPHLAPGPGRKEHARALDEAERLEELLDGLLALARVEAAAVERTVQDVARAVRERVTAWEPVFEASDLTLTAALPPEGPWARAVPDAVGRILDAVLDNAVKFVPSGGSVVVTAERADGETVVRVRDDGPGVPDDQLPLLTRRFARAPEHQNVPGSGLGLAIADEIARLSGGRLGTAGCSPHGLVVELRLPSA
- a CDS encoding polysaccharide deacetylase family protein, translating into MARHGGRGWYGRVIAAAVGVTAVAAATSVWTAQAGSVGGHQAPASPAPPKVSPVSAAIAHASDAGAHAVNITIDDGPDPVWTPQVLKVLRDNGVKATFCMVGTQAEAHPDMVKQVVAAGHRLCDHSVSHDTTMDHKSQDYQSHEILDAERQITKASGGVKPMYYRAPGGAFTPYSRNLAASHGMRPLGWNVDSKDFERPGTSAIVATVQRELHLGPTLLFHDAGGDRSQTVAALSTLLPWLKQQGYSFGFPVR